Genomic window (Methanocaldococcus sp.):
ATATAGAGAACTTAAATAAATTGGAAGATGAGGAAAAGGATAGATATTTAATAGAATTAGGGAGTATTAAAAAGAAACATATCTTAATATTGATAGATGAAGCTCACAGGACTCAATACGGAACCTTAGGAAGTATGAGAAAAATGACATTTCCAAATGCCATAACCTTTGGATTTACTGGAACTCCTGTATTTAATAATGAAAAAAACACATTTTCAGAGTTTTCATATCCACAAGAAGGAGAGTTTTATTTAGATGTGTATTTTATAAAGGACTCTATAAAAGACAAATTTACACTACCATTAACTTATCAAATTGTAAAAGAGGGCGATATTAAAACTGAAGGAATACAAATAGCATTGGATGAAGAAGATATAAAAGAATTTATTGATGAGTGGATTAAAAGAGGAGAAGATATTGATTTATTTGACAGAAAAAAAGTTCCAAAGTATATAAACAAGTCAAAAACAATTTTATTAAACCCAGAAAGAATTGATAAAGTTGCAAAATATATTGTTGATAGAATAGAGGAAGATACTGAAAACTTTAAATTTAAGGCAATGGTTGTAGCGGTTAATAGATTAGGATGCGTGAGATTTAAAAAGGCACTTGATAAATATTTAAAAGAAAGATTTGGAGATGAAGCAGAAAAATGGGCTGAAATAGTGATGACTTATCATCACAATGAAGAAGAGAAAGAGATTATTGAATACATGGAAAAACTTAAAAAAGAAAAAAATTCTAATGATTTTAATGAGATTAACCAAATTATTAGAGAAGAGTTCTTAAATTCAGAAAATCCGAAGATTTTAATAGTAACAGATATGCTTTTAACTGGATTTGATGCTCCACGATTAAAAGTTATGTATTTAGATAAACCACTATATGGACACAGACTGCTACAAGCAATAGCAAGGACAAATAGACCCTATAAGGATAAAGAATTTGGTCTAATTGTTGATTCTGTGGGATTATTTAAAGTTTTAACAGAAACAATGGCATTATACAATATGATTGCAGAGGAAGAGATTAGAGAGGACTTTAAAAACAATTTAATAACTTCAATTGATGATATTTTCCAAGAATTTGAGTTAAAAATGGATAAGGTTAAAAAATCTCTAAAAAATTTAAAAATAAACGATGATGATTTGAGTATAGATATTAATGCTCTAAAAATATTAACGAAAAATAAAGATTTCGATAAGAAACAATTAGTAGAAAAGTTAGATGTAATTGCATTTTATGCAGAAGATGGAAATGCTGAAATTTTAAAACTTATAAACGATATAAACGCAGTAATTAAACTTTATAAGGCATTAGGTTCATATCCACAAAAAATTTTTTACGTTGAGGATATTGAACTCTTATCCTTTATATATGCATATTTAATGAAAAAATTAAAGATAAAAAGAAAATCTAACAGGAAATTTTGGGAAGAATTAATAATCTTTATACATAACAAAATGCTTGTCGATGAATTGAATGTGATAGATGAGATAAATCTCAACCCTAATGACTTAGATAAAATTTTAAAAGAGAATGTTAAGAATAGAGAAATAAAAAGAGCTGTGGCAAATTACTACTTTATTTTGAGAAACAGTATTTTAGATAAGCAACACGATCCAATATATAAGGAAATCTTGGAAAGATTAGAAAAACTAAGAAGAGATTGGATTCTAAAAAAAATTGATAATAAAATATATCTAAATGCTATAAAAAACCTCATAGAATTAAAGAAAAATTATGATAAGAGGATAAAAGGAAAATCATCAATAGAAAGGATAAAAGAATCAATAAGTGCGTATATTGGAAATAATATATTAAAAAACCAGAATATTAATTTAAATTTAAAAAATACTGAAAAGTTAATCATGAAAATACAAAATTTAAATAAAATGTCAAAATTGCAAAGAAAAAAGTTCAAAAAAGAGTTATCTTATGCATTGCTTGAAGATTTATTAAAGGAATTAGAAGGAAAAATTAAAGATGAAGAAGCTAAGAAGGTAGCAGAAATTTCTGATAAACTTATTAATGAATTTATTTTAAAGGAGTTATGGGGAGAAGAGTATGAAAATTAATGATAAAACAATGATAAAAAATCTTGTTAATGAAGTTAAAAGTTCATTAAACATTAATGAGACCATAAACATAGAAATAAAGCCAATGAAACAAAAAATTGCCTCATTTTCATTTAA
Coding sequences:
- a CDS encoding type I restriction endonuclease subunit R translates to MIRKEDLDVENIKENLQKIGWEDGKKYINFKEYQLIPDYYLPNFFEEKFKEINKALLSDLTPKEVREVIDYIKNELNNADEIKILDYLKYGVEVVVKKSEKRKFKLIDYKNIEKNTFFYLCEAEFKGNPKNSRPDITLFINGIPIVIIEAKPTMKINSHLEGINQIRRYEKYSPNLFRFVQFAISYGEEQLYTPTMPNWFKENFYLPKYYWKVKEKINGKIKTINNIFYIINPNVLLEMIKYFIFYRKEENSKTKTVSKIIARYNQYFATKKAMKRIEDYLSGDNKNKGLVWHWQGSGKTYTMFFIANYFLDKYFSENPVIFFIVDRVDLEKQSKEFYEAIQEKKFKNLLKRIENINNLYEVIKNIKMSELSNKVIVRGIYTTTIQKFQRERVKKEEDEIKGLCHLLIKLGEEYLNHLKEKNTKEYKKHIENLNKLEDEEKDRYLIELGSIKKKHILILIDEAHRTQYGTLGSMRKMTFPNAITFGFTGTPVFNNEKNTFSEFSYPQEGEFYLDVYFIKDSIKDKFTLPLTYQIVKEGDIKTEGIQIALDEEDIKEFIDEWIKRGEDIDLFDRKKVPKYINKSKTILLNPERIDKVAKYIVDRIEEDTENFKFKAMVVAVNRLGCVRFKKALDKYLKERFGDEAEKWAEIVMTYHHNEEEKEIIEYMEKLKKEKNSNDFNEINQIIREEFLNSENPKILIVTDMLLTGFDAPRLKVMYLDKPLYGHRLLQAIARTNRPYKDKEFGLIVDSVGLFKVLTETMALYNMIAEEEIREDFKNNLITSIDDIFQEFELKMDKVKKSLKNLKINDDDLSIDINALKILTKNKDFDKKQLVEKLDVIAFYAEDGNAEILKLINDINAVIKLYKALGSYPQKIFYVEDIELLSFIYAYLMKKLKIKRKSNRKFWEELIIFIHNKMLVDELNVIDEINLNPNDLDKILKENVKNREIKRAVANYYFILRNSILDKQHDPIYKEILERLEKLRRDWILKKIDNKIYLNAIKNLIELKKNYDKRIKGKSSIERIKESISAYIGNNILKNQNINLNLKNTEKLIMKIQNLNKMSKLQRKKFKKELSYALLEDLLKELEGKIKDEEAKKVAEISDKLINEFILKELWGEEYEN